In Gammaproteobacteria bacterium, a genomic segment contains:
- a CDS encoding DEAD/DEAH box helicase, whose translation MSAPVSPFSDLGLSAPVCRALNELGYETPSPIQTSCIPLLLEGKDILGQAQTGTGKTAAFALPLLQRLDLNQRQTQLLVLTPTRELALQVAEALQSYGRFLPGFHVLPVYGGQSMGLQLRQLKRGVHVIVGTPGRVMDHMRRKTIHVESLRSVVLDEADEMLKMGFIDDIDWILQQLPQERQMALFSATMPGAIRKVAQKHLHNPEQVVIKADTTTVETIEQRFWKVDGIHKLDALTRILETEEMDAAIVFVRTKNSTVELSQKLEARGFASACLNGDMNQPLREKTVEQLKRGSLDIVVATDVAARGLDVSRITHVFNYDIPYDSEAYVHRIGRTGRAGRNGKAILFAAPREMRLLRGLEKATGSRIAPLQIPTSAEVSSLRLQRYMESVINTVQTEDLVPYEQVVETLKQQSGFSAETIAAALVAQSGGSGLFAKSQARGKTESANSDSVARKHQDEKPKSKFKQKDSEFTPAGRDKPKRDKKKDKKSSSKDPGMLGYRLEVGETHGATARDIVGAIANEAGLDSQYIGRIRIYDNYSTVDLPEGMPKEIFQHLKKVRVQQKPLNISLLEALDRSRAKPRAPAKRERSSR comes from the coding sequence ATGTCTGCTCCGGTTTCCCCGTTTAGTGACCTTGGTTTGAGTGCGCCCGTTTGTCGGGCGTTGAATGAATTGGGGTACGAAACCCCTTCACCCATCCAGACGTCTTGTATTCCCTTACTGTTAGAAGGCAAGGATATCTTAGGCCAGGCTCAGACCGGTACCGGAAAGACGGCTGCGTTTGCTTTACCGCTTTTGCAGCGTTTGGATTTGAACCAGCGTCAAACCCAATTGCTGGTACTTACGCCAACACGCGAACTGGCCTTGCAAGTGGCTGAAGCCCTGCAAAGCTATGGCCGTTTTCTTCCCGGATTTCATGTATTGCCGGTATATGGCGGTCAAAGTATGGGTTTACAGCTGCGTCAATTAAAACGGGGTGTTCACGTGATTGTGGGAACGCCGGGGCGGGTGATGGACCACATGCGACGCAAAACCATTCATGTGGAATCCTTGCGCAGCGTGGTGCTGGATGAAGCCGATGAAATGCTGAAAATGGGCTTTATCGACGATATTGATTGGATCTTGCAGCAGCTGCCACAAGAGAGGCAAATGGCTTTGTTTTCGGCAACTATGCCGGGAGCCATTCGCAAAGTGGCACAGAAACATTTGCACAATCCCGAGCAGGTGGTCATCAAGGCCGATACCACAACGGTGGAAACCATTGAACAGCGTTTCTGGAAAGTCGACGGTATTCATAAGCTTGATGCCTTGACCCGAATACTGGAAACAGAGGAAATGGATGCGGCGATCGTTTTTGTGCGGACCAAAAACAGCACCGTCGAACTGTCACAGAAACTCGAAGCGCGAGGATTTGCCAGTGCTTGTCTCAACGGAGATATGAACCAACCCTTACGGGAGAAAACCGTAGAGCAGCTGAAACGGGGTTCTCTGGACATTGTCGTGGCCACAGACGTTGCCGCCCGTGGCTTGGATGTATCTCGCATTACCCATGTATTTAATTATGATATTCCATACGATTCAGAGGCTTATGTGCACCGCATTGGTCGCACCGGCCGAGCCGGACGCAATGGTAAAGCCATCCTGTTTGCAGCTCCGAGAGAAATGCGTCTGTTGCGGGGCTTGGAAAAGGCGACAGGAAGTCGCATTGCTCCGCTGCAAATACCCACCTCAGCTGAGGTCTCCAGTTTGCGCTTGCAGCGATATATGGAATCTGTGATTAACACCGTACAAACAGAGGATTTGGTGCCCTATGAGCAAGTCGTGGAAACCTTAAAGCAACAATCGGGGTTCAGCGCTGAGACCATAGCGGCTGCCTTGGTGGCCCAATCGGGGGGCAGTGGCTTATTTGCGAAAAGCCAAGCCCGGGGTAAAACAGAAAGCGCTAACAGCGACTCTGTTGCCAGAAAGCATCAGGACGAAAAGCCAAAATCCAAATTTAAACAAAAAGACAGTGAATTCACGCCGGCGGGTCGGGACAAGCCCAAGCGTGACAAGAAAAAGGATAAAAAATCTTCATCGAAGGATCCTGGCATGCTGGGGTATCGTCTGGAAGTGGGGGAAACTCACGGGGCGACGGCTCGAGATATTGTAGGCGCCATTGCCAATGAAGCCGGTTTAGACAGCCAGTACATTGGCCGGATTCGAATTTACGACAATTACAGCACCGTGGATCTACCGGAAGGTATGCCCAAAGAAATCTTTCAGCATTTAAAAAAGGTTCGGGTACAACAAAAACCTTTGAATATCAGTTTGTTGGAAGCATTGGATCGAAGTCGTGCCAAACCTCGGGCACCGGCCAAGCGGGAGCGTTCTAGCCGGTAA
- a CDS encoding 2Fe-2S iron-sulfur cluster binding domain-containing protein, whose amino-acid sequence MGNTVTIHYLNQTVCCNSGETVLDALLRQGQKLSFSCRNGICHTCLLQCSAGSPGAEAQKSLSPDLVTKGYFLPCKCRPADDLHIAPAQLEDLYTQAVVHSKQWLCDSVMKLLLQPQSNLMYQGGQFLNILHPGGCVRSYSIAGNFLEDPYLELHIKHHPQGTLSHWLCNSVKVGDTLSIQGPQGRCCYHKRLRPKNLLLIANGTGLAPLQGIIRDALAEGHRGNIYLYHGSRQASGLYHRDYFKQLQQEHSNLFYQACVSGNNTSAPELHQGRADSTAFANHPDLTDWAVFICGLPVMVSNAAVTAARLGAAQDDIFSEGFD is encoded by the coding sequence GTGGGAAATACCGTCACTATCCATTATTTGAACCAAACCGTGTGCTGCAACTCCGGTGAGACCGTTTTGGACGCCTTGCTGCGCCAGGGACAAAAACTCAGCTTTTCCTGCCGTAACGGTATCTGTCACACCTGCCTGTTACAGTGCAGTGCCGGTTCGCCGGGAGCGGAAGCGCAAAAGAGCTTGAGCCCGGACTTGGTGACCAAAGGCTACTTTCTGCCGTGCAAATGCCGCCCCGCCGATGATTTGCACATTGCCCCGGCCCAATTGGAAGACTTGTACACTCAGGCGGTAGTCCACAGCAAACAATGGTTGTGTGATTCGGTAATGAAACTTTTATTGCAACCACAATCCAATCTGATGTACCAGGGCGGCCAATTCTTGAACATCCTCCACCCGGGCGGTTGCGTGCGCAGCTATTCCATTGCCGGCAACTTTCTGGAAGATCCCTACCTGGAACTGCATATCAAACACCACCCGCAGGGAACACTAAGTCATTGGCTCTGCAACAGCGTAAAAGTAGGCGACACGCTATCCATACAAGGCCCACAGGGTCGCTGCTGCTACCATAAGCGTCTGAGACCGAAAAACCTCTTATTGATCGCCAATGGAACCGGCTTGGCTCCACTGCAAGGCATTATCCGCGACGCCCTGGCCGAAGGACACCGAGGGAATATCTACTTGTATCACGGTAGTCGCCAAGCCTCCGGCCTGTACCATCGAGACTATTTCAAGCAATTGCAGCAGGAACACAGCAATTTGTTTTATCAGGCCTGCGTATCCGGCAATAACACCTCCGCCCCGGAGCTGCACCAGGGCAGAGCCGATTCAACGGCATTTGCAAACCATCCGGATCTAACAGACTGGGCGGTGTTTATCTGCGGTTTACCCGTCATGGTAAGCAATGCCGCAGTAACAGCGGCTCGCTTAGGAGCGGCGCAAGACGATATATTCTCGGAAGGATTTGATTAA
- a CDS encoding zinc-dependent alcohol dehydrogenase family protein, with the protein MKAMVIREFGAPEVFTQTQLQAPQLCPGHVLINVMATSINPVDTKIRQGKLAAIAPDFPAVLHGDVSGSVAAVADDVQGFAVGDKVISCGGGVRGTGGALADQMLVDARLLAPAPAKMDLAQSAALPLVGITAWTALMEKAKLQAGQSVLIHGATGGVSHIGIQLARSRGAQVYATCSSAEKAAIAKRLGAHECFLYRQQNVAEYVQQATDGKGFDVVFDTVGGDNIQQSFQAAALNGTVVSVSTRSTQDLSLMHSKGLSLHVVFMLIPLLHNVGRAGHGEILRQLVSLVDQGELTLLLDKERFGFNEVAKAHRYFETQTAQGKVLLLND; encoded by the coding sequence GTGAAGGCGATGGTAATTCGGGAGTTCGGCGCACCTGAAGTGTTTACGCAAACGCAATTGCAGGCCCCGCAATTGTGTCCGGGGCATGTGTTGATTAACGTCATGGCCACAAGCATTAACCCGGTGGATACTAAAATTCGTCAAGGTAAGTTGGCCGCCATTGCGCCGGACTTTCCCGCCGTGTTGCACGGTGATGTATCCGGTTCCGTGGCAGCGGTGGCGGATGACGTGCAAGGTTTCGCCGTGGGGGATAAGGTGATCAGTTGCGGCGGAGGCGTAAGAGGTACCGGGGGTGCTTTGGCCGATCAAATGCTGGTGGATGCTCGTCTGCTTGCACCGGCCCCGGCAAAAATGGATCTGGCTCAGTCAGCTGCTTTGCCTTTGGTAGGCATAACCGCCTGGACGGCTCTGATGGAAAAAGCCAAATTGCAGGCCGGGCAAAGTGTGTTGATTCACGGGGCTACCGGTGGCGTAAGTCATATAGGCATTCAATTGGCTCGCAGTCGCGGTGCTCAGGTGTATGCGACCTGTTCCTCGGCAGAGAAAGCAGCAATAGCCAAACGCTTAGGTGCCCACGAGTGTTTTCTTTATCGGCAACAGAACGTTGCGGAATACGTGCAACAGGCAACCGATGGAAAGGGGTTTGATGTGGTTTTTGACACTGTGGGTGGTGACAACATACAACAATCTTTCCAAGCGGCCGCATTGAATGGCACCGTGGTTTCGGTTTCCACACGCTCTACGCAAGACTTGAGTTTGATGCATAGTAAAGGGCTGTCATTGCATGTCGTGTTTATGTTGATCCCTTTGTTGCACAACGTGGGTAGAGCAGGGCATGGAGAAATTTTGCGCCAACTGGTTTCTCTGGTTGACCAAGGTGAGTTAACGCTCTTGTTGGACAAGGAACGTTTTGGCTTTAACGAGGTTGCCAAGGCCCACCGTTATTTCGAGACCCAAACCGCTCAGGGTAAGGTGTTGTTGCTGAACGATTGA
- a CDS encoding HDOD domain-containing protein, with the protein MSTINGGTLGLFFPLCYMNKNELELLAQDVIVFVGKKGKRLVEQGSTDHKALYLIKGKVCLETDDGKRQFIEEYTRASKSPVSFSDPHKYTVTCDTTVEFMRIDNHIIDNLLERHRDAHQCQFDYSWLNNPLFFDIYRDLSQDALIIPTLPKLALNIRKAIDDDADLRKIEILIQADPTLATILIRTANSALYKRDNPAETIEKAIIRLGMQTIKSLVTHYSLKSLFRTESTILKARMHDLWIHSTEVAAMSFVLARKLMTLDPEHALLLGLLHNVGALPLLSYADKYSEFRNNPEKLDKVVVELSHHIGALVFDEWGFPEDFVQVAKESNNWGRESGERADYCDLIIAAKYHTLHSHGKTAALPPPESVPALRKLGLIEELSDNERLLSDVKNQVWEVRRMLSM; encoded by the coding sequence ATGTCAACAATTAATGGCGGCACACTGGGTTTATTTTTCCCGCTGTGTTACATGAACAAAAACGAGTTGGAGCTTTTGGCTCAGGACGTCATCGTCTTTGTCGGAAAGAAAGGCAAACGCCTGGTAGAACAAGGCTCCACCGATCACAAAGCGCTCTATCTGATCAAAGGCAAAGTCTGCCTGGAAACAGACGATGGCAAAAGGCAATTTATTGAAGAATACACTCGCGCCTCCAAAAGTCCGGTGTCGTTTTCCGATCCGCATAAATACACGGTCACCTGTGACACCACCGTGGAATTTATGCGTATAGACAATCATATTATCGATAACCTATTAGAACGCCATCGTGATGCGCATCAATGCCAGTTCGACTACAGTTGGCTGAACAACCCCCTGTTTTTTGATATCTACCGGGACTTAAGTCAGGATGCGCTGATTATCCCTACATTGCCCAAGCTGGCTCTGAACATTCGCAAAGCCATTGATGATGATGCTGACCTGAGAAAAATCGAAATCCTGATTCAGGCGGACCCCACTTTAGCCACTATATTAATTCGCACAGCCAATAGCGCGCTCTATAAGCGCGACAACCCCGCCGAGACCATTGAAAAAGCCATAATCCGCTTAGGTATGCAAACCATTAAAAGTCTGGTGACCCACTATTCGTTAAAGAGCTTGTTCCGCACCGAATCCACAATTCTCAAAGCCAGAATGCACGACCTGTGGATACACAGCACGGAAGTGGCCGCCATGTCTTTTGTATTGGCCCGCAAACTTATGACATTGGATCCTGAACATGCCCTATTGCTTGGCTTACTCCACAATGTGGGGGCACTGCCCTTATTGAGCTACGCTGACAAGTACTCTGAATTCCGCAACAACCCCGAAAAACTCGATAAAGTTGTCGTTGAATTATCCCATCATATCGGGGCACTGGTATTCGATGAATGGGGTTTTCCAGAAGATTTTGTTCAAGTTGCCAAAGAAAGTAACAACTGGGGGAGAGAATCCGGTGAAAGAGCGGACTACTGCGACTTAATCATAGCGGCCAAATACCATACCCTGCATTCACACGGTAAAACCGCAGCTTTGCCGCCACCGGAATCGGTACCGGCATTGAGAAAGCTCGGACTCATCGAGGAACTGAGCGACAACGAGCGCTTACTTTCTGATGTCAAAAATCAAGTGTGGGAAGTCCGGCGTATGCTGTCGATGTAA
- a CDS encoding phosphate/phosphite/phosphonate ABC transporter substrate-binding protein — MSAPPRESKQEGERVYAPLAQHLSQLLGKSVVYQHPQSWREYEKKMKNDEYDIVFDGPHFAAWRIRHLGAKPLVKLSGSLQFVLLTAQDDERIKTPDDLFGQMICTLPAPNLGALTLFAMFPNPARQPKYKIIDGGFKEAAVAFMKGECRGLIIRSAFYRKSSNEELRNRTRILRRSVALTNQGITSSTRITSAERDKIIHSLTKGETSTLPILQRFQSKTASFEPAQTLDYEDHNLLQDNSIFGW; from the coding sequence ATGAGCGCTCCTCCAAGAGAAAGTAAACAGGAAGGTGAACGGGTATACGCGCCCTTAGCACAACATTTGTCGCAACTACTGGGTAAGTCCGTGGTTTACCAGCATCCACAAAGCTGGCGGGAATACGAAAAGAAAATGAAAAACGATGAGTATGATATCGTTTTTGACGGTCCCCATTTTGCGGCTTGGCGGATTCGGCACTTGGGCGCAAAGCCATTAGTCAAATTGTCGGGTTCCTTGCAATTTGTATTGCTGACAGCTCAGGATGATGAACGTATCAAAACGCCCGATGATCTCTTTGGGCAAATGATCTGTACTTTACCGGCTCCCAATCTTGGGGCTTTGACCTTATTCGCCATGTTTCCCAATCCGGCGCGGCAGCCTAAATACAAAATTATCGATGGTGGGTTTAAGGAAGCCGCAGTGGCTTTTATGAAGGGAGAGTGCCGGGGACTGATCATTCGATCGGCTTTTTATCGTAAATCGTCCAACGAAGAATTGCGCAATAGAACTCGTATATTGCGCCGCAGTGTGGCCTTAACCAACCAGGGAATTACCAGCAGTACGAGGATCACTTCTGCCGAACGGGATAAAATTATTCATTCCCTGACGAAAGGGGAAACGTCCACCTTACCTATATTGCAAAGATTTCAAAGCAAGACGGCGTCATTTGAACCGGCACAGACCTTGGATTACGAGGATCACAACTTACTGCAGGATAACTCCATTTTCGGCTGGTAA
- a CDS encoding sel1 repeat family protein, whose protein sequence is MSFFAVFQLARAEAQFETHIDSTIYKLATEHNDRSAQYLLGKKYLLGKSVERNMAEAIKWLELAAAQNHKKAQYSLGKMYLYGEGVAANYIYALDYLSKAANANHVGAQFELGNYYAMGVVGPKNYQKAVKWYREAVDRQFAPAMSALGKILYEGSGDVRQQTIEARKLLQAAADAGETDAVEYLRNAKQNGNVIAATGSSAPQPTLSDLEIRAQKGDSNAQFELGTAYLNGELLRKDTLAAAKWFRMAANESHPDAQYQLAIMYRDGVGVARDPGKSNYWMKAAAKAGHLLALRQNLDDSNPFTDAGIGSQAQADLDPAPSLTAGSRLNPAEMNTPDLQSASLNPALDPEPVDVKKADSDPRLDSNPDIQNQLDRSLNTLSTDSAIDRDGPSRPDAQFALGMNHLNGIGVDRNRNLAVSWLTKAASQNYARAQFALGQLYFSGEHFPINTTKAKEWLIKAADNGHVEANLLLQDMLNGVATAPDSKTTDVALTKTDKPGADIAQQNPAVAPLIQTATLDPDIGMDPSLQRTSTDAANFDRAPSQPSTQSIGPATLEPGIALDPVSTPVQKLSTQRSSREAFTQTTLESTNRRPSPSVAAAAANQAAAPSAPPTQVAFNTPPNNLPPISNVKLPDAELQRAERGDSQSQFKIGMIYILGKGKRTSQDKQQGIKWLTKAADSDYLEAQLKLAELYYNGEDIGQNFSAAAKWYEKAALTGDSDAQYTIGNMYKEGLGVQRDNSKAIKWLRKAANQGHHMAKKSLGGCRIC, encoded by the coding sequence GTGTCATTTTTTGCTGTGTTTCAGCTCGCTCGTGCCGAAGCTCAGTTTGAAACTCATATTGATTCCACCATTTATAAATTGGCAACGGAACACAACGACCGTTCCGCACAGTATTTGCTGGGTAAGAAATATCTATTGGGAAAATCCGTTGAGCGAAACATGGCCGAGGCCATTAAGTGGCTGGAACTGGCTGCCGCGCAAAATCACAAGAAAGCTCAATATAGCTTGGGCAAGATGTACCTGTACGGCGAAGGCGTTGCTGCCAACTATATCTACGCTTTGGATTACCTATCCAAAGCCGCCAATGCCAACCATGTCGGGGCCCAATTTGAACTGGGCAATTATTACGCCATGGGTGTGGTCGGACCGAAGAACTATCAAAAGGCCGTCAAGTGGTATCGAGAAGCCGTTGATCGTCAATTTGCACCGGCCATGTCGGCGCTGGGTAAAATCCTCTATGAAGGCAGCGGCGATGTACGCCAACAAACGATTGAAGCTCGTAAATTGCTGCAAGCCGCGGCCGATGCCGGAGAAACCGATGCAGTGGAATATCTCCGTAATGCCAAACAAAACGGTAATGTGATCGCCGCCACCGGTTCATCCGCACCCCAACCCACTTTAAGTGATTTGGAAATCAGGGCACAAAAAGGCGACAGCAATGCTCAATTTGAATTAGGCACCGCTTACCTCAACGGTGAACTGCTACGAAAAGACACCCTGGCCGCGGCAAAATGGTTTCGCATGGCCGCCAATGAAAGTCATCCGGATGCCCAATACCAACTGGCTATCATGTATCGCGACGGTGTGGGCGTGGCGCGCGACCCGGGTAAATCCAACTATTGGATGAAAGCTGCAGCAAAGGCGGGACACCTACTGGCCTTACGCCAGAACCTGGACGATTCCAACCCATTCACAGACGCCGGCATTGGCTCACAAGCACAAGCTGACCTGGATCCAGCTCCCAGTCTGACGGCCGGCTCACGTTTAAATCCCGCCGAAATGAACACACCTGACCTGCAAAGCGCAAGTCTCAACCCGGCGCTGGACCCTGAGCCCGTTGACGTAAAAAAAGCAGACAGCGATCCCCGCTTGGATTCCAATCCCGATATCCAGAACCAGTTGGATCGCAGCCTCAACACCCTGAGCACGGACAGCGCCATCGACCGTGATGGACCCAGCCGTCCGGATGCTCAATTTGCCTTAGGCATGAATCACCTCAACGGGATCGGTGTTGATCGCAACCGTAACCTCGCCGTCTCCTGGCTCACCAAGGCTGCCAGCCAAAACTATGCGCGAGCCCAGTTTGCTTTGGGACAGCTGTATTTTTCCGGCGAACATTTTCCCATCAATACAACCAAAGCCAAAGAGTGGCTAATCAAAGCCGCCGACAACGGCCACGTAGAGGCTAACTTGCTATTGCAGGACATGCTCAACGGCGTGGCGACAGCACCGGATTCAAAAACCACTGATGTTGCCCTGACCAAGACCGATAAGCCGGGTGCTGATATAGCCCAACAAAACCCGGCAGTTGCCCCCTTGATTCAAACCGCAACACTGGATCCGGATATTGGTATGGATCCCTCATTGCAGCGCACCAGCACCGATGCCGCCAATTTCGACCGCGCACCAAGTCAACCATCCACGCAGTCCATAGGCCCCGCTACCCTGGAACCGGGCATAGCATTGGACCCGGTCTCCACACCCGTACAAAAGCTGTCGACACAAAGAAGTTCCCGCGAAGCATTCACTCAAACAACGCTGGAAAGCACCAATCGCAGGCCAAGCCCCAGTGTGGCAGCAGCCGCTGCAAACCAAGCGGCCGCTCCAAGTGCGCCTCCCACCCAAGTGGCGTTTAACACCCCACCAAACAATCTACCCCCCATCAGTAATGTGAAACTACCGGACGCAGAACTGCAAAGAGCCGAACGGGGTGATAGCCAATCCCAATTTAAAATTGGTATGATTTATATACTGGGCAAAGGCAAACGCACCTCCCAGGACAAGCAACAAGGTATCAAATGGTTAACCAAAGCCGCTGACAGTGACTACTTGGAGGCTCAACTAAAACTGGCCGAACTGTATTACAATGGCGAAGATATCGGGCAAAACTTTTCCGCGGCAGCCAAATGGTATGAAAAAGCGGCCCTCACCGGAGACAGTGACGCGCAATACACCATAGGCAATATGTATAAAGAAGGTTTGGGTGTGCAGCGGGATAACAGCAAAGCCATTAAATGGCTACGCAAAGCAGCCAACCAAGGGCATCACATGGCAAAGAAAAGTCTGGGCGGCTGTCGCATCTGCTAG
- a CDS encoding DUF1223 domain-containing protein yields the protein MARVFLILFLLSGACSAASLQLQSSQEQVRLLELYTSEGCSSCPPADRWLRQLRQDPALWQTLVPVAFHVDYWNYLGWQDPFSQARFSQRQRQYARHGYAGSVYTPGFFLNGREWRGWFRPRILPSATEERAKPGNNAKFSKGGVLRVHWDGNTLKAGYSPHGTTTSADYQLHVVALGFDLQTQVPSGENQGKTLAHDFVALSWDRFPATTVGTSNVDKPDPEWRLNYAPTFRDGDGFKALIFWVTRGNDPEPLQAAGGWIQS from the coding sequence ATGGCCCGCGTATTTTTAATTTTGTTTTTATTATCAGGAGCTTGTTCTGCTGCTTCGTTACAGCTGCAAAGTTCGCAAGAGCAGGTACGATTGTTGGAGCTGTATACTTCCGAAGGGTGCAGCAGTTGTCCTCCGGCAGACCGGTGGCTGCGCCAACTGCGGCAGGACCCGGCTTTATGGCAGACTCTGGTCCCGGTGGCTTTTCATGTGGATTATTGGAACTATCTGGGTTGGCAGGATCCGTTTTCCCAAGCACGATTTTCCCAACGACAACGTCAATATGCTCGTCACGGGTACGCAGGAAGCGTCTATACCCCCGGATTTTTCCTCAATGGCAGGGAGTGGCGCGGTTGGTTTCGGCCGCGCATATTGCCATCTGCGACAGAGGAGAGGGCAAAGCCCGGTAACAATGCAAAGTTTTCAAAGGGCGGCGTACTTCGGGTGCATTGGGATGGTAATACCCTCAAAGCCGGGTATTCTCCGCATGGCACCACAACAAGTGCAGATTATCAGCTGCATGTCGTGGCTCTGGGTTTTGATTTGCAGACGCAGGTGCCCAGTGGAGAAAATCAGGGTAAAACCTTGGCCCATGATTTTGTGGCGCTAAGCTGGGACCGGTTTCCGGCCACAACCGTCGGTACAAGTAATGTCGACAAACCGGATCCTGAGTGGCGTTTAAACTATGCTCCCACATTCCGTGACGGCGATGGTTTTAAAGCACTGATCTTTTGGGTCACCCGCGGTAATGACCCTGAACCGCTTCAGGCGGCAGGTGGCTGGATACAATCGTGA
- a CDS encoding DUF423 domain-containing protein, whose amino-acid sequence MKLSPDSQRTPSLSITYILIFTIGLACMTVAGYFLIEGLSQFSGSDGARRMLIVGGVLFQLTESICFIAASALTYHSLRWRYILLTLGIILFSFSIAVMTLAQKTALQTGEAQANAIDEKREHIRRQIQSLEQVIGSYRFNAEKQSKSIYKDSRAMGQDSINRAAEMEEKKIKLSEQLFQLNLQRRQTSSDFFKRLEEITGFTAKTTEFYFLVIRSLLLELSGIILMSFGANLRAYNKLVADAKQVDIEATIAKRTIPKPANPNPTMATLTDTKPAIENSETGTNKPVEPAQASLAEEPKLEPSVSVKTTPETTPETTPVTTPVTTPVKKPPLVRPRQVQTHPNVAATRQPSIIDGSDPSDEETIAATDPTEAIPHIPNQPLDLICNMAADLFEQNIIGNLKAQTIQAGLAKHCHKKVSEEQARIVSKILTSRLEETC is encoded by the coding sequence ATGAAATTATCCCCCGATTCTCAACGCACTCCGTCCCTATCCATTACCTACATTTTGATTTTTACAATCGGTCTGGCCTGTATGACCGTAGCCGGCTATTTTTTGATTGAAGGCTTGTCGCAATTTTCCGGCAGTGATGGCGCGCGACGCATGCTCATTGTCGGCGGTGTGTTATTTCAGCTTACGGAATCCATTTGTTTTATCGCCGCATCGGCATTGACATACCACTCGCTGCGCTGGCGCTACATTTTATTAACACTGGGTATAATTTTGTTTAGCTTCTCCATTGCCGTGATGACGCTGGCGCAAAAAACCGCCCTGCAAACCGGCGAGGCCCAGGCCAATGCCATTGATGAAAAACGCGAACACATCCGCCGCCAGATCCAGAGCCTGGAACAAGTCATCGGCAGTTACCGTTTCAATGCGGAAAAACAAAGCAAGTCCATATATAAAGACAGCCGCGCCATGGGACAGGATTCCATCAACCGGGCAGCAGAAATGGAAGAGAAAAAAATTAAATTATCCGAACAACTGTTTCAGCTCAACCTGCAACGACGTCAAACATCGTCCGACTTTTTTAAACGCCTGGAAGAAATCACGGGTTTTACCGCCAAAACCACCGAATTTTATTTCCTGGTGATTCGGTCCCTGTTGCTGGAACTCAGTGGTATTATTTTAATGTCCTTTGGCGCCAATTTACGCGCCTACAACAAATTGGTTGCGGACGCCAAACAAGTGGATATTGAAGCCACCATTGCCAAACGAACCATACCCAAACCCGCCAACCCAAATCCCACAATGGCGACTCTCACAGACACGAAACCGGCGATTGAAAACAGTGAGACCGGGACAAACAAACCTGTTGAACCGGCTCAAGCTTCTTTAGCAGAGGAACCTAAACTGGAACCAAGCGTATCCGTAAAAACAACACCCGAAACAACACCCGAAACAACACCCGTAACAACACCCGTAACAACACCCGTAAAAAAACCGCCCTTAGTGCGACCACGGCAAGTACAAACTCATCCCAATGTCGCTGCGACCAGGCAACCAAGCATCATTGACGGCAGTGACCCCAGTGACGAAGAAACCATCGCTGCCACTGACCCCACTGAAGCAATACCCCACATTCCCAATCAACCCTTGGATTTAATCTGTAATATGGCGGCAGATTTATTCGAACAAAATATTATTGGCAACTTGAAAGCCCAAACCATTCAAGCCGGTTTGGCAAAACATTGCCATAAAAAAGTCAGTGAAGAACAAGCTCGCATAGTTTCAAAAATTCTCACCAGCCGTTTGGAAGAAACTTGTTAG